Genomic segment of Mercurialis annua linkage group LG6, ddMerAnnu1.2, whole genome shotgun sequence:
GAAAGTTGCCACATCATGATAGAAAATTATTCACAATAcatcatttgattttgaattttttaactCAAACAAATTTAGATTTCGAGAACAACTTTCATTAGAAGTGAATCCTCATTCAAATAAGTGGGAAGTTCTCCAAAGTAATTTCGTTATTCCCTTTATCACAGAAAGTATCTTTCAAACTTGGAGCAGAAAATAATACAATGGGTTTACCGTTTACTGAAAAATTAGCATATAAAgcaaaaaataattcataatgAATTTCATATCTAAATCACATTTAATACCCATATCCAATTTATGTAATTATTAACTCACTAAAATTTGATGATGAATTCATACAACAGTTTCAGGTTTCATTAAGATAAATTAACAATTACGTACAAATATGCAAAAGTGACGATAATTaagctttaattaaaaaaaatagtgaatTTCTGAAAAAAGAATTTGAAACAAATGTATCGTTATTATCATCATCACAGAGGCATCGTTCAGTTTAAAAATGTGTTTTTGTACtataaataacattaatatttaattacagtataaactaaatatgaagaattattttaattttttttttcaaataaaaagatgtcaatttaaCTCTTTAGGCTAGAGATGAAATATATAAACCCAAAATATgatataattgaattttttaataagttatggtataaatgaaaataaaatacttttaagTAAAACCCCAAATTTTACTTTTGGTAAAGAACccaaattcatttattttttgaaaaaaagaagttagtttcttttaaattattagtttaAACAGTTCTCTATgtggtttttttttatagtggTTTAGATAATACTTAAAAGACTATCactttattgttttttattatgatgtgtaaattataaattattttaatgagtGTTTTAATATTGTTTGGTTCATGCAAATATATTATGtcgatttgtatttttaatgtaTCATAAAAGTTGTATTttgtgttttaaattattacttgAAGGTTTGATATGTCCTACTTGTTTACTCGTTAAGTTTCAGAGatgtattatttttgtattttatatgcATTATGTGATATTTATTAAACGTTTTCTATGGAGACATTATTAGTAcattatttatacatgataaatgtACGTTTGATGAATTCTGAGTTGAAGTTTTTACGTGGAGCAATACAAgtttatacatatttattattttaattattaaaattgaatacaatacatattatttatgtatcgAGAATATATCATATTTTAACAGTATTTCAGAGATGTATCATGTATGTATTAggtgatatatatttatatgttactatttgtgtatattttctatatttttcattttgtttgtaGTTGATAAGTGTCTTAGTTATAAGAAGTTTAATGTACTGTCTTTTAAAATGTATCTGAGATATTTTTTAGATGTGTTTGAGATATTTTTTTTGGATGTATCACAACTGTTttcgaaatttaaatttttatgtaaaaataaaaaaatatatgttcatatttttttacatattttcatatattatatcaCACAGTTTTTGACATATGCATGAGCAAATTACAACTGGAGATTCAGAAACAAGCATAGACATATATTGCGCCCGCAAAAATAGCAGAAAGGTAAACGTTCGTTTTTTAAATGAACCTAAACAGAccagaaaaatattatttgtatcTTTTGGATGTATCATTAAACTTtatttgagatgtattatttgtgtatttatttaaacatgtatttgagatgtattaATTTGtgtatttgagatgtattaATTTGtgtatttgagatgtattattaaagctgtaattaatatatatatatatatatattttatgtgtaTGAGGtgtatttattcaaattttattaaatatatatttttttttgtatttgagatgtatcattaattttgtgtttaatatgtattatttgtatatttgagatgtattattaaaaatatattctatataTATTATGTGTGTATTTTAAGATGTATTGGGTATACATAGTGTATCATCTCTATATCTTATATGAATTTTATGATAACTATTAGTAATTtgtgaattatattttttttaagttcaaCTATAAAaacctaaattttaatttagtcatagtctttaaatttatttatacaaataaaaataaaattattaatttataaaattcaataactttatcaatttcaatttatataattttttactttttttattttttagtttatttagtatttaaactagatgaatttcaattaaaagaattatttgttttaaaagttaaaatagtaATAAACATAAAGAATGTTTCCCGTTCAGCACACTAAATAGATGTGAATTTGTTGATACTACATATATTGGATTGTACTAGAAAATTTACCCattcaaaatatacataaaatatactgACGACATGCATAAAGTATACAAACACGTCGTAGACATAAACTAGAAAAGTAAAAGATGTATTAAGGAAATACTAAACACTACAAAAATATACAAAAGGTATctcaaattaattttgataataacttgtGTTACCATTACTAAAGCattaagaaaacaaataaaacatagTAAGTATATTGATAATATACATCAAATATACAGAATTTAATTACCATAAAgttgtaattatttaaaaaaaaattggttgtTTACACTGTTTCGAttaggtttgattttgatttgttgAGCTGTTGTAAATTTAcgacaaaatttatttttaatgtgaAGATTGTTGGTTGATTTACTTTTCCTATTTCTATTTTTGTTCATATATtgcatttggtttagttttttttttttttttttgaaacatctCTCTTTATTAATGTGTTTTGATTAGGTTAACTGTTAACATTTGAGCAGTTTTATTTGATTGTTTGTTTGAGGAAGAATTAGtttttaaatcgctacaaagcaTAATTGTAATTGATCAACTCAATTCAATGGATGAACAAGAATTGTCATCTGCTAAGCCTAATCAGTGACACATTGCAGAATCGTAATCAAGAATTGTTATCTGCTAATCTGATGTCTAAGTTAGAAGCTTTTGAGAAGGAATTTACGCACTATAAGCAGCGAGTAGAGTTTAATGGTGATATCAATACTAATTTAGAAGTTTAATGGTGATATCAATGCTAAATTTACCTTAGTTTATTGgctgaatatataatttaatccccgaacttgtacccttttacccacttaatccctaaacttaacgtttcacctattgaacctctgaatttgttaaataatccgatttgacccctgaacttgataaatacgtaaacattaaATCCCTCcatacacaatttcttctaaaaTGTTTCAAGCGACAGGTGGacacggaggggttcaatacttacgtatttatcaagttcatgagttaaatcggattattcaACAAGTTTTGGGTTCGATTGGTAAGatgttaagtttagaggttagatgggtaaaagagtacaaattcaggggtcaaactatatattaagcctTAATTTATTGGTAAAATTGGAAATCTATGACAATCGAATTCTGTAAACATCCTTCAATTTTCCATTGAAGTCGAAATGATACAAAATTTCAACTTTTGGTAAGGGGCAAACGCTTGGTTGACCCGCGAAGTATGAATGTAAGGAGTTTGAAAAATGGTCTAAAATGTACggttttcattattttttagaCCATTTGTCAAaaatactccattttttaactttatttgcaaaaaaatacgCTTTTTAGTTACTATTTCAGAAACAgttacaatatatattttaaaaacccGTTTAAAACCgcttttaaaactttttaaaagtatttaagaAACAGTTGATCAAAAGTTgccaattatatttttaaaaactgtttgaaactctTTTAGAAAACGTTTCTTAACAGCTTCTAAAAGACAGtttcattgttattttaaaaaccgtttgaaattgtgATACACACTAGGATAAGAAAATGTAAAGATTGAGCCGCTGAAATTTATCAATTTGCGGTTCCGGAATTAagcaaatatatttaaaaaaaaaattcccatGTCTAGGAATAGAGAATAGCAGGAGCAGAATTAGCCCTTCTTTTCTGATTCCTCAATTCGATTCCAAAGTTTATTCATCTCTAATTCCATTGCCTTATACTCATCCTTTTGCTTCATAGTAAGAAAATCTTCTTCCTCAAAATCAAATGTACCCTCCTCCACCAATTcaataaaatgtgttttaaacATTGCCAATCCCTCCTCGCAATCTCTTATATCAGACGCCATCGACAGAAATACATCCTCCATTATTGACATCTCGGGATCTGGCAATCCTCTACGCGTCCAAAACAGCTCCAAACGGCAGATTTCTTTGAGTAATAAAAAGATAAGATCGTCGGAGTGGTCATGTGCTGCTGCTTGTGTTTCATCAAGCATCGCTTCTCCTTCCAACGATTCTTTGATCTTCGTAACCATTACGTGGTCTGCAACGTGAAGTAAATCAATAAACCTCTTAACTACCACAGTATTCTCACCTTCACCTATCCAACTGAGCGAATCTCCGAGAAATTCAAGTTTGAACATAATTTCTTCGCACATTGACATCATAAATATCACATGAATAAGCTTACGAGAAAGATTTTTCCCCTGATTTACAGCTCGAGTCTTTAGAGATATCAAAGTCTCGTAACCATTATCGACATTAGACTCCTCGAACAACTTCAAGTAATCCAAAAAGCTCGTATTCTTCCCTTCTTTTCGGTAATCTTCttcgttaaaataattatcttgaTCACCCGGTTGCAACAGAGCATGAATCTTGGGTTCGAGGCCCTCGATTCTCTTAACCCTACCCTTGAATCGGGTAAGCTTATCCCCGAGTTCTACGACTTTCAAATGCTTGGGCAACAAAGATGGACTAAGCAAGGCTTTCAAACCTTTTAAACCCACTGTTTGATCGAGCAATATGTTATGTTTAAAATCTTGTACGGCCTTCTCACAAGCTTCTAAATAAGGCTCGAGATCACTGTTAAAGTCTAGTTCCTTCTTAAAAAGCGTAATTTCCCTCTTAAAATCTTCTAACTTAGACATCAACTGATTAGTATCACCATGATCCATTGAATTGATTAATCCCTACAAAGATCAATAACCAAACTTCAAAGGCATAATGTCTTAAAaccccccgaccttttagccccttttcaatcataccctgacgttgaaaatttgtcaattttaccctattttgcatttttgtgtttcaattgtaccctgaaaaattaaattaacgtcttttgcgtttggaaatttgtttaaaacattctccatgtctcgcatatattaattgcatatttttaaaatttatttaaatttagttaaattaattaagaatttaaattagtgttaatttgattatggtttttagttagtttttaaaaacaaagaacttatttgtacttttttgaataaaaaagaatttaatttcatgtttatacttaattaattgaatgatttcatcatttaagtaaaaaaattaacaaaaattaaaatattggggtacaattgaaaacggaaaattcaaaagtgggtagaattgacaaattttcaacgtcggggtggaattgaaaaaaagtttaaaggtgaggggtttttgagtgattaggccaacttcaaatcaaataatagttattaaataattaaattataccaTACCgacctaggtagcacggacacttaattaaattaacatgtcccgtttcggaaacagTTGggacacgaaatttcatttttttacgtAGAAGaccttaaaataacattgtttcGCCGAGTCTGAGTGTCCCATCTCCCTGTATCCATGCTACCTAACCGACAGATTTGCAGTTTTATAGAGTTACAAAGTCGCAACGGATACGGAATTGGATTGAAAAGCCAAAATTAATGCAAATATGAATAGAAAAACAGCCAATATTCTTTAGAAATAGAATAAAGTTAATCAAAATATGAGTATAACTGCTGAAAATTTGACGAATACGGCAAATACAATAACCTAATAATCCAAACAATCTCACAAGACAATTTTCAAGGgaaaaacaaataaacctgcGTAATGCTTTCGACTTCTTAATGATTGTTTTGAACAGATTGTAACTCAGATTGAATATAAGCGAATAGAAGAGTATTGAAAAAGAAACCctaatttattgaaaaagaaaccctaataaattcaatttcagtattataaaacatatacgaaattaattttaatttatttacttttggtttagtaacaaaataaatgtattatctgtttacttaaaaaataagtttactattggtttaatttgaaaaacaaatttacaattctcaaaaaaaaaaaaacaaatttactatTCGAttgtttttttcaattataaagctatattaaattattgtttagTTTATTATCACTATTATAAACAAGGACGAAGTTAGTTTCAATTtgtttatgtataattttactaaaaataaagtaaaatttacaattaatctactatcaatttacataaaaaaattgttcttaCTTTACTATCGATTTACTCCGTTTactaaaaagataaagtttACTATGGGTTCTAATGGCTGGAAGTATGAATTTCCTGGAAGTTGTTTGTAAGCATAAAAAAAATGGTGGCTTGGATATCAAGAAACTTGAGTTGTAAGTTAAAAAATCTCAGCTATTGGGGTATTAACTATTAAACCTTATAATGCTTCATGGAGTTGGAATGACAAGTATAGCAAAGAGTCCGTTTGAATGTAAAGTTGGGAATGGTAGGAATACTCTTTTCTGGTTTGATCCTTGATTTTAGTAAAAGCttatatttttaacatatttttaacatgtataaaaaaaaatgacataattataaaatttaatgaatctaaatttttaatatttattaacattttaatttattaaaagatatacatttaattattttgaatttaaaaattaaattataaattgtaaattgaaaaaattaaatgttacaaaagtaaaataaaataaattaaatatattaaaccgCTGAATCTTATAaaataggccaaatgttgtaaaaaaggtcaaacctttcacaaaagtttcacaaactaaattaatagtttttaaaaattgtattaaaaatgaatttaaaaactaaattaatattttaatttttttaatttaatgtaaTTGACTACCACTAAAAGTAaatcgaaaaattaaaaatacaagtggattaaaaaaataatgagaaGAAAGTGAGAATTAAGAAATATTTAGGGTGAGGTATAATAGTAATTTGCTTTAGAATTTTaggttttatttgttttcttaatattcggACTTTGGATTAAGAAGTTTAGAGCATTGTGCAGGTTAGTTTTTTCTTCAAAACTTGTCTCTAATGTTGTTCGACTGTTTggattagggttttattttaaatgtgaaGATTGCTGGTTGAATTACTTTTCCTATTTCTACTCATATTtgcattgatttttttaatgcaGGTTTAGTTTTTCTTTCCTTATTAATGTCTTACTATTGTTTCGATTAGTAGGTTAACTTTTGAGCAGTTTTATTTGATTGTTTGTTAGaggaaaaaaatagattttaatttgctacaaagtatatattttttataattaggaaAGGGGAGGCGCTTATAGGAGAATTTGAATCCACGACCTTGAcatagcgcttataccatttgagttacaaCTCGTTGGTGCAAcaaaatttaattgtaattgaattttttataagtattattttattagaattttaaattattttttgaatcaGGGATTCATCAACTGAATTCAATGGATGAACAAGAATTGTCATCTGCTAAGCCTAATCAGTCCTTGTCAAGTGACACATTGCAGAATCGTCCTCTAGAATTGTTAACTGCTAAGGTAACTTTAGAAATATTGAGCACTCGTTATCTGATGTCTAAGTTACAAGCTTTTGAGAAGGAACTTACACAGTATAAGCAACGAGTAGAGTTTAATGGTGACATCAATCCTAATTTAGAAGTTTGTGAGAAGGCGATGCGAGATCTTAAACTGCAGCTTCTCATGCCACCGAAGGACTTTATCGCGAATGAGCAGGCCGTGCAAGATCGTAAGTCTCAGATTCTAAGTGAACCGGCTCCACTTACGGACTTTGATTCAGAATCAGATTCGGACTTTGATTCAGAACCAGATTCGGACTTTGTTTCCGGAGTTGCTAGTCAAGAAATACAAGAGGAACAAGTGGGTCTTAATAGTTTGAAAGCCGTATTTAGATCATTTATCTCGGAGGAATTGACTGTCGATCAACTCATTGGCAAGCTCACCCGATTCAAGGGTAAGGTTAAGCGAATTGAGGGACTCGAACCCAAGATTCATGTTCTGTTGCAAACAGGTGATCAAGATTATCTTTTCAATAAAGAAGATTACCAAGAGGAAGGGAAGAATATGAGCTTTTTGGACTACTTGAATTTGTTCAACGAGTCTAGTTTCGATGATGGTTACGAGACTTTGATATCTCTAAGGACTCGAGCCGTAGATCAGGGGAAAGATCTTTCTCGTAAGCTTATCCATGTGATATTTATGATGTCAAAGGCTCAGGAAAACTTATTCAAACTTCAGGCTCTTCGCGATTCACTCAGTTGGATTGGTGAAGGTGAAAGTACGATGGTAGTCAATAAGTTTATTGATTTACTTCACACTGCAGATATCGAAATGTTGAGAGGATCCTTGAAACGAAAAGCAGCAGTGTTGTGTGATGAAACGGAAGCAGCAATGGGGCGTGATGAAACGGAAGCAGCAGGATATGACCACTCAGATTATCTTGTGTTTTTTTTACTCAAAGGAATCTGTCGTTTAGAGCTGTTTTGGACGCATAGAGGATTGCCAGACCCCGAGATGTCAATGATGGCGGATACATTTCGGTCGTTGGAGGATGGTATGAGAGATTGCGAGCGAGAACTGGAAATGTTTAAATCACAATATCTTAATATGGTGGATGGTTCTGCATTCGGT
This window contains:
- the LOC126688374 gene encoding uncharacterized protein LOC126688374 → MDHGDTNQLMSKLEDFKREITLFKKELDFNSDLEPYLEACEKAVQDFKHNILLDQTVGLKGLKALLSPSLLPKHLKVVELGDKLTRFKGRVKRIEGLEPKIHALLQPGDQDNYFNEEDYRKEGKNTSFLDYLKLFEESNVDNGYETLISLKTRAVNQGKNLSRKLIHVIFMMSMCEEIMFKLEFLGDSLSWIGEGENTVVVKRFIDLLHVADHVMVTKIKESLEGEAMLDETQAAAHDHSDDLIFLLLKEICRLELFWTRRGLPDPEMSIMEDVFLSMASDIRDCEEGLAMFKTHFIELVEEGTFDFEEEDFLTMKQKDEYKAMELEMNKLWNRIEESEKKG
- the LOC126688202 gene encoding uncharacterized protein LOC126688202, translating into MDEQELSSAKPNQSLSSDTLQNRPLELLTAKVTLEILSTRYLMSKLQAFEKELTQYKQRVEFNGDINPNLEVCEKAMRDLKLQLLMPPKDFIANEQAVQDRKSQILSEPAPLTDFDSESDSDFDSEPDSDFVSGVASQEIQEEQVGLNSLKAVFRSFISEELTVDQLIGKLTRFKGKVKRIEGLEPKIHVLLQTGDQDYLFNKEDYQEEGKNMSFLDYLNLFNESSFDDGYETLISLRTRAVDQGKDLSRKLIHVIFMMSKAQENLFKLQALRDSLSWIGEGESTMVVNKFIDLLHTADIEMLRGSLKRKAAVLCDETEAAMGRDETEAAGYDHSDYLVFFLLKGICRLELFWTHRGLPDPEMSMMADTFRSLEDGMRDCERELEMFKSQYLNMVDGSAFGFGEEDFLSMKQKDEYKAMELKMDELWNGIEESG